CGGCACGCGCAGGCTGCTCAGCGCCCATAACAGATCGGTGGGATGCGTCGTCAGGGAGAGCAGCAGCGCGGCCTGTACCGCCAGCCAGCTTTTGAGCACCACCGCCGCGAAGCGCGCGATGCCTTCGTGCGTGATCGTCAGGCCGAGCACGTGCGCCGCCGGATCGCCGGGCGTGGTGAACAGCAGCGTCGCCGCGGCCAGCGCGAACGGCAGTGCTACGCTGCCCATCCGCGCCAATCGCCCCGCGCCGGTGCCGCCCAGCGCCGCGAGGCTGGCGACCAGCGCCCACAGCAGCGGGTACGCGGGCCACGCCTGCGCGGGCGTCAGCGTGATGCCGAGCACCAGAATCAGCGTGACGACCAGCTTCACGCGCGGATCGAGCCGGTGAAGGGGGCTGCTGCCGGGTTGGTAGCGTTGGGAGAGGGAATCGGACATCGGCTGCAACGAGAGAATCAGGCGCAAAGGGGCAAGGGGCAGTTTGCGAACTGCCCCCAGTGTATCGCAACTGCCGCGCTTATGCCTGCGGAGAATGCTCGCGCTGGCTGACTCGTGCCGCGCCATAGCCCACCGCCGCGACGATCAGCACGCCGATCACACCCGCCGCAATGGTCGTGACCGTCTCGTTGTCGATGCCGGGCACGGTGTAATCGGGCAAGAGGCTGTAGGGTGCGTCCTCCGCCTCGTCGATGAACGCCTTGTCCTCCGCGACACGCTCCAGCCCGTCGGGATGCGACGACGCCAGCGGTGACGCGAACGCCACGGCCAGCGCGATCACCAGCCCGGCGGCGATCCAGCCTGTGCCGCGCGTGCTGCTGGCGGATGCCTGCGCCTGGGGCATGAGGTCGGGGCGGGTTTGCTGCACGAACGCGATCGCGCCCGCCGTGATCAGCGCTTCGCCCAGCCCGATCACCGCATGCACGCCGACCATTGCAGGCAGTGCCACGTCCAACGCGGAGGTGCCGGAGATCGCCAGTTCCAGCGCGGTCGCTGCCGCCGCCGCTTCGACCGTGACCCACGCCGCTGCTGCCGCGCCGATCACTGCTGCCATGGGCGTGCCGTTCAGCGCCTTACGCACCGCCGAATAAACTGCGTAGCCGACGAAGGCGGTCAGGATGCCCATGTTGATCGTGTTGAAGCCCATCGCCAGCAGGCCGCCGTCCTGGAACAGCAGGCCCTGTACCGCGATGACGCTGGTCATCACCAGCACCGCCGCCCACGGGCCGAGCAAAATCGCGGCCAGCGCGCCGCCTAACAGGTGGCCGGACGTGCCGCCCGCGACCGGGAAGTTGATCATCTGCGCGGCGAAG
This sequence is a window from Aggregatilinea lenta. Protein-coding genes within it:
- the cbiQ gene encoding cobalt ECF transporter T component CbiQ, which gives rise to MSDSLSQRYQPGSSPLHRLDPRVKLVVTLILVLGITLTPAQAWPAYPLLWALVASLAALGGTGAGRLARMGSVALPFALAAATLLFTTPGDPAAHVLGLTITHEGIARFAAVVLKSWLAVQAALLLSLTTHPTDLLWALSSLRVPGVLVQILSFMIRYLDTLQDEVQRLNRARAARSASAPGQRAGGNVVWRATIAGHMAGSLFLRSLERSERVYAAMQARGYRGEMRVLAAPPLTRRAVLWGAIPVIALGLIEALAMVWWRA
- a CDS encoding energy-coupling factor ABC transporter permease is translated as MFGPVFLAMHIPDGFVNVPVGLVGWALMIVFVGVALRQTGRQLGERQIPLMGVLAAFIFAAQMINFPVAGGTSGHLLGGALAAILLGPWAAVLVMTSVIAVQGLLFQDGGLLAMGFNTINMGILTAFVGYAVYSAVRKALNGTPMAAVIGAAAAAWVTVEAAAAATALELAISGTSALDVALPAMVGVHAVIGLGEALITAGAIAFVQQTRPDLMPQAQASASSTRGTGWIAAGLVIALAVAFASPLASSHPDGLERVAEDKAFIDEAEDAPYSLLPDYTVPGIDNETVTTIAAGVIGVLIVAAVGYGAARVSQREHSPQA